The Acipenser ruthenus chromosome 15, fAciRut3.2 maternal haplotype, whole genome shotgun sequence genomic sequence ggatgaAGAACCATCCTGAAGATCACCTTGTGCTTCAAGACATCCACtgctgagagggggagagagggagagagacaccgAGACAGTGTAAGAGAGGGATGAAGAACCACACTGAAGATCACCTTGTGCTTCAAGACATCCACcgctgagagggggagagagggggagagacaccGAGACAGTGTGAGAGAGGGATGAAGAACCACACTGAAGATCACCTCGTGCTTCAAGACATCCACcactgagagggggagagagggggagagacacagagacagtgtGAGTTTGGGATGGAGAACCACACTGAAGATCACCTCGTGCTTCAAGACATCCACCactgagaggaggagagagggagagagggggagtgagaagGAGTGCGAGAGGGAGTGTTTGTACCTGCGTTTCCTGGCACACTCAGCAGGGTGCCGATAGAGATGAGGATGGGATAGGTCAGGACAACCCCGACATTCACCAGGATGTTgaacactgcagagagagagagagagagagagagagagagggggggggttagacacacacgcacacacacacacagacagaactACAAAGACCTGCCATGGTATTCTAATGTTTATTTTCACAGCCTCTATTTTTAAGGAAAGTCTGTGTCATCAGCGACAGATGGAGAGCTAAAGTGTGAGGACTCCGACCTCTCCTggctgaaatgtatatatatatatccagtaaAGTATTGGAACTTGAATTTATAATCCTATTTCCCGCAGGTGCTGCAGGTCAGCGGGGGGACTTACCCAGCCAGAGCCCTGCCGCCCCACACAGGTACCCCCAGGGCAGGGCGGAGAAGGAGCCCCAGTGCTCCACCTTAGTGAAGAAGAGGATGAGGGGGATGCAGGAGATGAAGATCAggttgaagaatcccagggtggaGAAGAAGTGCGCCGCCTCGCCCAGGTTGGCACTGCCCTGGAACATCTTGAACAGGACCTGCCAgggggacaggggacaggggGACACTTCCCCAATTAGACACAGACGTTTTGTTTGCGTTACTGATTGTGATCATGTTGATGAAGTCTGTTCCCGGCACAGTCAGGGTTAACACGCTCTTGATGAAGTCTGTTCCCAGGACTCTCGCCCGGGAAAGTCAGGGTTCACACGCTCACCTTGTAGAGTGCTGATGTGGAGGCGGAGCCCACCGCCAGGGCAACGCCTATGATGGAGTCTCCATGGAAACCGTCTGCGTACGCCATCATCACAATGCCTGTGATCGCCATGATGGCCGCCACTATCTGTGGGCAGAAGCACAGGACAGGGTATTGTGGGATAGCAAGAGTCCTCCAGTCAGCTCTGTTTTATTGATCTTAATAAAGACGCTCTCTTGGAATAATTGCAATCAGAGCTGAAGGTCGCAGTGAAGGGGCTGGCATGCACTGCTAGAGAAGGACGTTTCTTTACTGATATAGTTAGTAAGCTTCCTAACACAAGCAGAAACCACAATAGAGAACAACAGGGGACACATTTAATAGGGCGTTAAGGAGGAAAGAAATGACATGTTTAGAAAATTGAGAAAATAGAAAGTATTTCTTTATGCTGGGAGCTGACAGTAAAGTCCGGAGCTGTTTGGACATCATTCTGGACTGGAGTGAAAGGCTTGCTGTTTGAGagcagggtcagggttagggttagggtcagggttagggttcatGAGGTCTTTGAAACGGATTGATTAAGCACTCCCATCCTCACCCTCCCTTACCTCCctcaccacctccaccacccatCACCCATCAACCCTCCCTCAcaccctccctcacccctcacccctccctcctccctcacccctcacccctcaccctgaTGCCCATGAAGCGGTCCTTCAGCACGATCCAGGACAGCAGGAAGACAAAGGCCTTGTGGCAGCAGTAGAGTGCCGACACATCGGTGGCGCTCAGCTTGCGCAGAGCCAGCAGGTACAGGTAATTGGTGAGGGTCCACAGGATGGAGAAGGGGGCTGTGCGCTTCACAAAGAGCTTGAGTGTCAGCCCGTCCTCTCCGAAAATACGACTGCACTCCCTGGGggacagaggggaggagaggttagggttagggttaggctcaGGGTTAAATACTCGCCAGGAGAGGGGAACCCACCTGAATTTCTGGATGGGGGTCTGCTTGGGGCTGCCTGTGACCAGGTGCCCGGAGTAGTAGATGGGGAAGAAAAGGATGTTCCAGTTGGTGCTGAACCAGGTCATGAAGAAGGGGCAGGAGAAGGACTGGAAGGTCAGCTTCATCACCTGCGTCGTGCCCACCcaggaggaggagatggagagCACCACCAGCAGTGAGCCCAGGACCCTGAGGGCCGTGCAGGCACAGGACTGGCAATGCGAGGGAGCCCTGCCTGCCTGGCTGCCTGCTGTCTCTGCAGGGGAGTCTGAGCCATCCTCTCCTGCAGGAACACAAGTACATGAGAACGTGACAACATGAGAACACGAGAATGTGAGAACGTGAGAATGTGAGAACATGAGAACACGAGAACGTGAGAATGTGAGAACGCGAGAATGTGAGAACATGAGAACATGAGAACATGAGAACATGAGAACACGAGAACACGAGAATGTGAGAACGTGAGAACATGAGAACGTGACAACACGAGAACACAAGAACACGAGAATGTGAGAACATGAGAACACAAGAACACGAGAATGTGAGAACATGAGAACACAAGAACACGAGAATGTGAGAACATGAGAACACAAGAACACGAGAATGTGAGAACGTGAGAACACAAGAACACGAGAATGTGAGAACGTGAGAACATGGGAACGCGAGAACTTGAGAATGCGAGAACCAGAGAACCAGAGAACACGAGAACCCATGTGAGTCCCTGTGCATATAACACTCTGCTCCCGTGGCTTTTTCGGTGAAGTGCTCTAGTAAGACACTTGATGCTGTCTACATTGATATGTTAATTTACTCCCTGTGCATTTCCTCTAAGTGCTCGCTTTCAAAGGGAAATGTCAAGGGCTGCACAAAATGACGCTGTGATGGTGTTGCTGTTGGCGTCAGCAGCTTTACAATGAAGACTGTTCCTCTCTGAAGATCTCGTCTTTCCTTTCTTTTAATCGGATACTCCACTCCCtgctacaaacacacacacgctgcacaAGGCTGCAGTCCAGGGGGGTTTAAGCACTTTATTTTGTGTATGTTCAGACGTTTTCTATTACAAGGCACTGAAACAGAGGCTGAGTAAGCGATATGTGAAAATGAGAAGGGGGGGCGGGAGGGGGGGGTTGGTTGGGTGTGAGAtttactgtgctgtgtgttacTTAGTTGTCTGGTTCCAGTTTGATGAAATGaacacttttatttttgttatttaaagacTTGTGTCAACTCTTTGAAAACATGGATTGTAAATATGTCCCAATATGTCTTCAATTCTGAAATTGTAATGCCACTACAAGCACACGCCAGCTATTCCCAAAGGTCAAGACTTTTTTtatccattttctttttctgtttttgcttATAAAGCACAGTTCCTACATCCTGAGGCTCCTTCCCTCTGCACAGAGTGGGTTGGCTGGGGTCCCAGTGCAGTGCGATCCCGGGTCCCTCAGCGAGTGCGATTCATTACACTGAGCTCCCAGCACTGATCAATTTACACAGGAGCTGGGAGAATGAATCAGGTGTGGTTCTTTTACCCACCTCAGCACTTTCATTCACTCCCCGCAGGCATTGTGTTTCCTATCGGCTGCACTTTGTGCCAgtaagggagagagggagatgggagagaggagCAGTGTGACTGGGAGAGGGCAGGAGGATGGGGTAGGGA encodes the following:
- the LOC117415334 gene encoding solute carrier family 35 member F4-like isoform X1, yielding MVSAEPPRPALCLTGPAMVSTASTGASGRDAEVESFGLQPLKTATHLPGKGSPSRPEKEPGGRPCFGEVDKPPTNGVLTIEDRILRITGYYGYYPGYSSHKREDGSDSPAETAGSQAGRAPSHCQSCACTALRVLGSLLVVLSISSSWVGTTQVMKLTFQSFSCPFFMTWFSTNWNILFFPIYYSGHLVTGSPKQTPIQKFRECSRIFGEDGLTLKLFVKRTAPFSILWTLTNYLYLLALRKLSATDVSALYCCHKAFVFLLSWIVLKDRFMGIRIVAAIMAITGIVMMAYADGFHGDSIIGVALAVGSASTSALYKVLFKMFQGSANLGEAAHFFSTLGFFNLIFISCIPLILFFTKVEHWGSFSALPWGYLCGAAGLWLVFNILVNVGVVLTYPILISIGTLLSVPGNAAVDVLKHEVIFSVVRLAASFIICLGFLLLLLPEEWDSMTLRFLSTFAEKKGEEPGGELSESSVHTRSRSRANGAVSIPLA
- the LOC117415334 gene encoding solute carrier family 35 member F4-like isoform X4; its protein translation is MKLTFQSFSCPFFMTWFSTNWNILFFPIYYSGHLVTGSPKQTPIQKFRECSRIFGEDGLTLKLFVKRTAPFSILWTLTNYLYLLALRKLSATDVSALYCCHKAFVFLLSWIVLKDRFMGIRIVAAIMAITGIVMMAYADGFHGDSIIGVALAVGSASTSALYKVLFKMFQGSANLGEAAHFFSTLGFFNLIFISCIPLILFFTKVEHWGSFSALPWGYLCGAAGLWLVFNILVNVGVVLTYPILISIGTLLSVPGNAAVDVLKHEVIFSVVRLAASFIICLGFLLLLLPEEWDSMTLRFLSTFAEKKGEEPGGELSESSVHTRSRSRANGAVSIPLA
- the LOC117415334 gene encoding solute carrier family 35 member F4-like isoform X3, with the translated sequence MKKHSARVAPLSSYSTSVLTCTVSEGEDGSDSPAETAGSQAGRAPSHCQSCACTALRVLGSLLVVLSISSSWVGTTQVMKLTFQSFSCPFFMTWFSTNWNILFFPIYYSGHLVTGSPKQTPIQKFRECSRIFGEDGLTLKLFVKRTAPFSILWTLTNYLYLLALRKLSATDVSALYCCHKAFVFLLSWIVLKDRFMGIRIVAAIMAITGIVMMAYADGFHGDSIIGVALAVGSASTSALYKVLFKMFQGSANLGEAAHFFSTLGFFNLIFISCIPLILFFTKVEHWGSFSALPWGYLCGAAGLWLVFNILVNVGVVLTYPILISIGTLLSVPGNAAVDVLKHEVIFSVVRLAASFIICLGFLLLLLPEEWDSMTLRFLSTFAEKKGEEPGGELSESSVHTRSRSRANGAVSIPLA